In the genome of Colletes latitarsis isolate SP2378_abdomen chromosome 9, iyColLati1, whole genome shotgun sequence, one region contains:
- the LOC143345241 gene encoding E3 ubiquitin-protein ligase RAD18: MWPQEYIELKLIEDLLVCGICYEYMETSVITSCSHNYCSLCIRKYLHYKTQCPVCFAETFEKDLRKNKVLDEIITQFSQVKDRLKKCLRNQIDFLPFNRSDIILNTPKSVHRVKEKHLIKQEDKIINKSFTFMNNGSPSSNVQINLSSPSTSGNSRIPLMFTPRSTKRPNITIAEKTEDVICPVCKVTISEMHINRHLDDCLKRESTNNRPQVRESNRQPLPKLVFTLMKEAVIRKKLKEFGLSTQGDRKVMEARLQRYIVLYNAECDKSNPRPVSDLIKQCEDEENLEKNIYKTSSFINKLQVNRNTEENVINEERKKYLETYKDSFENLIRKIKRTDPPRNSSAKRNLLNEHVQSSESILHEHEAKDENSDNSVTESDKNESMNLVEYIEDSDSDTNCPLQVYSSTHSIKLHNAKLSCSDKDIPKNEFECYEEHVDTNLDILSDISVSNKDTPMDTDSKNACSILQDEIRKEELSLNDEIRMDSVTTNTEDFNPNNILDHEEADRKSTSVLQDVLCDLSSNDSIDSKCNYEKSHSIDHEFLNNTAKDLSNLEKENINLTSGSSGSRSLRKRDRDPVQNDNRIVSSVKKKIKKFSQYHDSETDESNNEESLRALNSNENNYVEPKSRLKKRVLNTITTKDTPVLRKSVRKKFKKNI, from the exons aTTGTTCTTTATGTATCAGGAAGTACTTGCATTATAAAACCCAATGTCCTGTTTGTTTCGCCGAAACTTTTGAAAAGGACTTACGGAAGAATAAAGTTCTGGATGAAATTATAACACAATTCTCACAAGTCAAGGATAGactaaagaaatgtttaagaaATCAAATTGACTTTCTGCCATTTAATAGAAGCGATATTATTCTAAATACTCCGAAATCGGTGCATAGAGTTAAAGAGAAGCATTTAATTAAACAAGaagataaaattattaataaaagttTCACTTTTATGAATAATGGATCACCGTCTTCGAACGTACAAATAAATTTATCTAGTCCTAGCACCAGTGGAAATTCTAGAATACCTTTAATGTTTACACCTAGAAGTACAAAACGTCCAAACATAACAATCGCGGAAAAAACGGAGGATGTAATATGTCCAGTATGCAAAGTTACTATTTCAGAAATGCATATAAATAGACATCTTGATGATTGTTTAAAACGAGAATCAACAAACAACAGACCACAAGT AAGAGAATCAAACCGCCAACCACTGCCAAAATTAGTATTTACTTTAATGAAGGAAGCTGTGATacggaaaaaattaaaagaatttgGTTTATCGACGCAAGGAGATCGAAAAGTTATGGAAGCTCGATTGCAAAGATATATTGTCCTTTATAACGCAGAATGTGACAAATCAAATCCAAGACCAGTTTCAGACTTAATCAAGCAGTGTGAAGACGAAGAGAATCttgagaaaaatatttataaaacttcATCGTTCATAAAT aagtTGCAAGTTAATAGAAATACAGAAGAAAATGTTATAAATGAGGAGAGAAAGAAATATT tGGAAACATACAAAGATAGTTTCGAAAATTTAATTAGGAAGATTAAGCGTACCGATCCTCCCAGAAATTCGTCTGCAAAACGCAATTTATTGAATGAACATGTACAAAGCAGTGAAAGTATTTTGCATGAACATGAAGCGAAGGATGAAAATTCAGATAATTCAGTGACTGAAAGTGACAAGAACGAGTCTATGAATTTGGTCGAATATATTGAAGATTCCGATTCAGATACTAACTGCCCATTACAAGTGTATTCTAGCACTCATTCAATAAAACTGCATAATGCCAAATTATCGTGTTCTGATAAAGATATTCCAAAGAACGAATTTGAATGTTACGAAGAGCATGTTGATACAAATTTAGATATACTTAGTGATATTTCTGTCTCTAATAAAGACACACCAATGGATACCGATTCTAAGAATGCatgcagtattttacaggatgaaatAAGAAAGGAAGAATTATCTTTAAATGATGAAATAAGAATGGACTCTGTTACTACTAACACAGAAGATTTCAATcccaacaatatcttagatcATGAAGAGGCAGATAGGAAATCAACATCTGTTTTACAAGATGTTCTGTGTGATTTATCAAGTAACGATAGTATCGACAGCAAATGTAATTATg AGAAATCACATTCCATTGATcacgaatttttaaataacactgCAAAAGATCTGTCAAATTTGGagaaagaaaatataaatttgacaTCTGGATCTAGCGGAAGCCGTTCACTCCGAAAAAGAGATCGCGATCCAGTACAAAATGACAATAGGATTGTTTCAAGtgtaaagaaaaaaattaaaaagttctcCCAATATCACGACAGCGAGACTGACGAATCAAACAATGAAGAATCTTTGAGGGCTTTAAATAGTAATGAAAATAACTATGTAGAACCTAAATCACGACTGAAAAAACGGGTATTAAATACGATCACGACAAAAGACACACCTGTATTAAGAAAATCTGTtagaaagaaatttaaaaaaaatatttga